The sequence below is a genomic window from Chitinophagaceae bacterium.
TAATTCATCACCCTTGTTCACAGGAACAGTAACAAGCAAATCAAACATCACCTCGGCACCACCATAGTCGATTATTTTTTTGTTTTCATTGTCCACTTTTTCTATAGCAAAATCGGGTATGATATGAATGTTTTTTTCTGCCAGTAAATGATCCAGTGCTTCAGTTGCTTTAGGTTTGGTGAAGGCTCCACTCATCGGCGTTACAAAAGTGATATCTACTTTTTGACGCATGGATTTATGTTTGAAATAGGAATCAGCGAGAAAAGCGAATTCCAAAGGAGCAACAGGACATTTGATGGGCATTTCCGTGATGTGCACCACTAATTTTCCACCTTCCCACTCCCGCAGTTTGTTACGGAGATCCAACGCACCTTCATACGTATAAAAATCAAAAACGCTTTTCTTCCATTCTGCTCCTGTCATGCCTTCTGTTTCTTCAGGAGCTGGTTTGGTTCCTGTGGCAATAATAAGCAGGTCGTAATGAATAGTGTCACCATTTTCAGTGAGCACTTTTTTTTCAACAGGTAAAATTTTGGCGATTTTTTCCTGCATGAAATTAACGCCATGGGGTATGAAATTCCTGATCGGTTTTTGAATATCTTCTGGTTCATAAATATCGAATGGAAGAAACAGGTAACCGGGTTGATAGTAATGCGTGTCACTCTCATCAATTATGGCAATTTCCCATTCGGCATGATCCAGTTCATGTTTCAGGTGATTGGCCATCATTGTGCCGGAAGTTCCGGCGCCCAAAATCAATATGCGTTTCATAAGTGGATGGGTTATTGTTTTCAATCAGTATTTACTAAAATATACAGTGCAAAGGAGCAACAACCCCAGTTTTTAATTGCTGACTTTAAACAGGTAACGGGCTGACTTTAATCACTTTTGTCAGGAAGAGGAAATTAACGAGGTGGCGGCGGGTGCTTATATTCAAACTTGCAGCTTTCTACAAGAATTGGTAATGGAATGAATCATCCTCATCGTTCTTATGTAATCCCTGAACAACGGTTATAAATCAAATGATTGGTTTTAAATTTATTCCATAAAAAAACCCTCTCGTTTTTTCGAAAGGGTTTTTCTTAAATTGAAAAAAGGTTGGTTACTTCTTCTTTTTAGGAGTTTCAAATTCTTTTCCGGAAGGGAAATCGTTACCGGTCGGACTTCCTAATCTGACCATAGCACACCGGAAACCAAGTGTAGAGAGTGCAAGGTTTTCGTCAAGATACCTGCGGGTTCCAGGTGAAAGATAATAAGCCCTGTCAGCCCATGAACCACCTTTATAAACGCGCGCCTTATCGTTGATAAGTGAAGAAACGGAATAGTTGTATTGCACTTCAGACAGAGAATCACCGTCCAGGAAATTAATCACATCACTTCTGCGATAATTCAACCTGTTGGCGCTTTCGGCATCAGAAACAGGCACTTTTATTACCCTTCCGAGCGAGTCTTTATCAACGTGATATCCCTCTTCGTCCAAACTATCTTTCATAAAGACGTTACCACGATAGCCGTTAAAGTCGTTAGCATCATAAAAGGTATTGGCACGATAAACATCAGATACCCATTCACTAACGTTGCCGGCCATATTATACAGACCGAAATCATTAGGCAGAAAGGAAGTTACCTGGGCAGTGATATCTGCATTGTCATTTAAACCACCGGCTACACCCATCATATCACCATTGCCGCGTTTGAAATTCGCAAGGAAATCACCCTGCCATCCACCATGTGTAGGATCGCGCATCTGATCACGGTTCCAGGGATAAATACGACGGTCCGTGTAAAGTTCTTCGTCTTTGTAAGGATTGTTCCCAATCAATGCTAATGCTGCATATTCCCATTCAGCCTCAGTCGGTAAACGGTATTCGGGAAGCATGATACCATCTTCCATTCTTACTTTTCTTTCTCCGGTGCCATTTGGATTAAGATCTTTCAGGTTTTTCTTTATGGCCCCCTCATATTGTCCAACGAGGTAAGAACGGGTGTTAAAGTTATCTTCGTCTATCTGACTTGGATTCTTATCCAAAATACCTTCCCGAATCATGATTGCCTCATTTACGCGATCGGTTCTCCATGCACAATAGTCATTTGCCTGAACCCAGGTTACTCCCACCACAGGGTAATTGTTAAAAGCAGGATGACGGAAATAATACTCAACGTAAGGCTCATTGTAAGCAAGTTCATCACGCCATACCAGGGAATCCGGTAATGCACGCTTTACCACTTCAGGAAAGTCAGAGCCGAAAGTGCGATTGAGCCAGTACAGATATTCCCTGTAATGAACATTCGCCACTTCAGTTTCATCCATATAAAAAGAAGAAACGGTTATCTTTTTAGGAATGTTATCGAAATCGTAGGTGAGGTTTTGTTCTGTGTTACCCATTACGAAGGAACCACCTTCCACAAGTGTTAAACCCGGGCCGGTTTCCTGGCCATCAAAATCCCTGACTTCAAAACCACCCCACTTGCTGTCGTTGTAGTTCCAGCCTGTGGTTGCTGATTTCTCTTTTTTACAAGAGCTCAGTGAAAAAAGAAGGGCTGCTGATATCATTATCAGCGAACCGGTAGTGTTAAGTGACCGCTTCAGCATGCTAAGTTATAATTACGTGAAGAGAGAGGTAAACGCAAATGTAAATTATTTATTTCAAAATTATCAGCATTCGCTGCTAAAAGGAATGTTACGATAAGTAAGGGTTTTAACAGGAGTAAAAATGCTAAAGCTATAAACTGACCGATGGTTGATTGTTTAGTTCGCTAAAATACTTCCGGGCAATCACTGAATTTCTTTGCATTCCTCTTGAATTGCACTTTTCTGGAATCGTGTAAGTTCATTACCACCGACAATTCGTGAGTGCCACCTGTACTTTCCAGATTGGAAATAGTAGCGTCATAACTATATCCAAATTTAAAAATACCCTTTCGCAAACCTGTCATAAATATCATTGCATCATTGTTTCCAAAAGCCGATCTGAAGTAAATGCCGCCATATATCAATCCAATACCGAGAATAGCACCAATGTTTAACTGTTTAAAGGTTTCCTGCTGAGCAAATAAAAGGTTGGGTGAAAAATATACGGGCGTCTTGGCTCCTTTTTTCGAGTGCAGTTCAATGCCGATATTTGCGCCTATTCGCACTGGCCATGGACTTACTTGTGATGAAATGAAAGATTCGTTGGGGGAAGTAACATGTTTGGCAGATAATCCTGCGTAGAAACTCCTTGTATAAAAAACGATTCCACCACCAATATCAGCAATACCTTTCGAGGTAACATCAGGCATATCAGCGGATATACCACCAGTCGTAGAACCGTTATACGGATTGATATTTTCGGCAAATATCAATTGACTGGCATCAATTCTTTTTTGGACAAATGATATTTGTGCTGCTGCTTTAATGCCAAAATTTTTACTGAGGTTAAGCTGGTAAGAATAAATGCCGGAAGCGCCTGTTGCAGTTAACAATCCGTTGGCCTGCCTGTCAGTTGCGACCAAAACACCAATGCCGCCATTTAATGCATCAATGTTCTGATCATAAGATGCCGTATAAGTAACATAAGCATCATTAAGTGCTGCCCACTGATTTCTATAATTCATACAAAAACGCGGACCTTCTCCCACACCTGCATAGGCGGGGTTCAGGTAAAGTGGTGAATTAAAAAACTGGCTGAATTCCACATCCTGTGCAAGCGTATTTGCCAGAAAGCAACGGAATAAAATAATGCCTAATATTGCGCGTTTCAGAACCAAAATTCAATTCAGAAGTTTTATTGTAACTTTAAATTAGCCTGAAATAATAATCATAACCTGCCGTTAAAGAAAGACATTTTTCAGGAATCACCTTTGAAATCCCCAATTGTTTGCCGCTAATCATGAGAAATTTTTCCGTACTTATTTTGTTTCTTATTATTCATTCCACCTCGTGGGCTCAGATTATTTCGCCGGTTCAAACGCTTAACTGGTCTGATACATTGCAAAGCCTTGAATTTTCAGATTATAAGCTTCATGATGTACTATATTTTAACGGAGCTTCTTATGATGATCAAAATTATGGGTACCTGCCATTTTATTTTGAATCAGTCGCCGTTCCGTCGGATGGAATACCTGTCGTGGAGTTGACTGATGAAGTATATGCACCTGCAATTCTTAAAAGAGGTTCGTTTCCCGTGGATTTCTTTAAATCAGTAGAAAATGTACCAGTCGTTAAAGCAGGTGTGGGTTATGAAATGAAGAAGCCGGTTCTTCAACTTTCAATTGTTCCCTTCCGGAAAAATCAATCCACAGGAGTAGTGGAAAAATTGATTTCTTTTCGATACAGCATAACCATGACACCTTCAAATACGGTTTCAAATGTTCGCGGAGGTGAAGAATTTGCTTCGCATTCTGTGCTTGCCAATGGTACCTGGTATAAAATTTCCGTAAAGAATGATGGTGTTTTCAAGCTGGATAAGAATTTTCTTGATGCATTGGGAATCAATACCACTTCTATAGATCCAAGAAATATCCGGATCTATGGAAATGGCGGAGGCATGCTTCCGGAACCCAATGCCACCTTCAGGTATGATGATCTGCAAGAGAATGCCATAAAAGTGAGTGGAGAAGAAGACGGGCGATTTGATGCTGCTGATTATGTTCAGTTTTATGCAAGGGGACCACATCGTTGGGTGTATGATGCTACCGCGAAAAAATTTGTTCACCAGTTGAATATCTATGCAAATGAAGCTTGCTATTTTATTACTACCGATTTAGGAGCAGGGAAGAGAATTACAGAACTCGCTTCCGCTGTTGAATCACCTACTCTGCAGGTTACCACTTTTGATGATCGCGCTTTTCATGAGGTGGAACTGGAAAATTTTCTCGAAAGTGGCAGAGATTGGTATGGCGAATCTTTTGAGTTTGAAACTTCGCAACCATTCTCGTTCAGTTTCAGCAACGTGGTAACTACCACTCCGGTTAAGGTAACAGCAACAGTAGCGTCCAAAAGCATTTACGCTTCCAATACCTTCACAATGTCTGCATTGGGTCAAACCATCGATGCCGAAAGTATTTCTAAAGTCTGTAGTGACTATACTTGTCCATTTGCAAATGTGACAAAGCTGGAAGGTGAGTTTGTGACCGCGTCCGGAAATTTTGACGTGAACCTCGTATACACAAGAAATGCACAGGACGCCGTTGGATGGCTTAATTATATGGAAGTGAACCTGCAACGAAATTTATCCTGGACAGGATCTCAAATGAGCTTTAGAAATGTTGCTTCGTGGTTGCCTGGTAATATTGTTCAATATTCCGTGAGCAATACAAATTCTTCACTGCTGATTCTAGATGTAACAGATCCGATTAATTGTCGCCGGCAGGCTACGGTAGCTAATGGTAATCAACTCCAGTTCACGGCGTTGGGTGATACGCTTCATGAATATGTTATCTTCTCTGACAATGAAGGAATTACTCCAACTGCTATCGGAAAAATTTCAAACCAGGATTTACATGGTTTACCGCAGGCGAGCTACCTGATTGTGACTCCGGGAAGCTTATTGTCGTTTGCTAATCAACTGGCAGATTTTCACCGGTCAAAATCCGGCCTAACGGTAAATGTGGTCACAGTTGATCAGATTTACAATGAGTATTCCAGCGGAACGCAGGATATTGTTGCCATCCGCGATTTTACACGCATGTTTTACAAAAGAGCAGGAACTGACCCACAGTTGTTGCCCAAATATATCTGCCTTTTTGGTGATGGCTCTTACGACAATAAAGGAAACATAGACGGTAATAAGGGGTTGATTCCTACTTTTCAAAGCGCTAACTCGGTGAGCGCCACCAGTTCTTTTGTGAGTGATGATTTTTATGGATTGCTGGACGACAATGAAGGTGGCAATGTACTTGACCCCAATGCTAAACTGGATATTGCAATCGGACGTTTACCGGTGAATAACGAAGATCAGTCTGCAGCAATCCTGAACAAAATAAATATTTATGGTTCTTCACAGTCCTTTGGAAACTGGCGCAACGTTGTCACATTTGTTGCTGATGATGAGGATAACAATACACACATCAAAGATGCTGATGAAGTAGCAGTGGAAGTGGCAGCAAAATATCCGGTTTATAATTTCGATAAGATTTATTTTGATTCATACCAACAGATATCTATTCCCGGCGGAACACGTTACCCGGATGCGAATACTGCCATCAATAACAGGATTTGCAATGGTACATTACTCATGAATTACGTCGGGCATGGGGGAGTTGGTGGCTGGGCACATGAGCGAGTGCTACAGATCAGCGATATAGAAAGTTATACCAATCTGTATAAGCTTACGCTTTTTGTTACAGCAACCTGTGAGTTCAGTAAATATGACGATCCTGCTATAGAATCTGCCGGTGAGATGCTGCTCTCCAATACAAAGGGCGGCGCCATTGCACTAGTTACAACAGTACGGCTTGTGTATTCTTCCGCTAACCGGTTGATGAATCAGGGTTTTATGGATAACGTCTTTCTTCCTGTTGATGGAGTGATACCACCACTGGGAGAAGTTTTCAGAAAAGGCAAAAACAGTATTGGCGGTGATACCAATAACCGGAAATTCACGTTGCTCGGAGATCCTGCGTTAACGCTTAATTATCCAACCTTTAATGTGGTTACAACTGCTATCAATTCGCATCCTGTAGGAACAGTGAACGACACCATCAAAGCTCTTCAACTGGTTACTATTGAAGGAAAAGTAAATGACTTGAACGGTAACGTGATGTCAGCATTCAATGGAACACTCTACCCGACTGTCTACGATAAGCCCATTACGTATCAGACACTTTCCAACGATCCGGCCAGTCAGGTTCGTAATTTCACCCTTCAGAAAAACATTATTTACAATGGAAAAGCCAGTGTGAAAAGCGGCATTTTTTCTTTTTCGTTTGTGGTACCTAAAGATATTTCCTATCAGTATGGTTTTGGTAAGCTGAGTTATTATGCTGAAGATGGCACTGTGGATGCGAACGGCTATAAAAATGATGTGGTAATCGGCGGAGTGAGTGATTCAGCAAGTTTTGATGATAAAGGACCAGAAGTGAAAGTGTATATGAATGATGAAAAATTTGTGCGTGGTGGAATAACGGATGAAAGTCCGAGCGTACTGGTAAAGCTAAATGATGCCAATGGGGTGAATACAGTAGGCACCGGAATTGGCCACGATATTGCAGGCACCTTGGACAACGATTCAAAAATACGCTTGTGATGAATGATTTTTACAGTGCCGACCTTGATAGCTATCAATCCGGTGAAGCAAGATATCCTTTGAGCAGCATGAGTGAAGGATTACATACCATAGTTGTAAAAGCCTGGGACGTTTACAACAATTCATCGGAAGGCAGTACGGAGTTTATTGTTTCCACCTCTGCAGAATTGGCACTGGCGCATGTGCTGAATTATCCGAATCCATTCACAACACGCACTGAATTCATGTTTGAGCACAATATGCCCGGTCAAATGCTCGATGTGATGGTGCAGGTTTATACTATTTCCGGTAAACTGGTGAAAACTATTCAGCAATCTGTGATGCCGGAAATGGTTGCTTTCAACGGTACCGGATGCAGCGATGCAGGAACCGCAGGAGGCTACAGGGTTAACGGTATTTTCTGGGATGGAAAAGATGACTATGGAGATGTGATAGGTAAAGGAGTTTACGTATACAAGCTGACTGTTCAGGCAGACAATGGAATGAAGGCCGATACCTTTGAAAAATTGGTCATTCTCAAATAAAACTTAACTTTGCCCGCTTTTTAATCAACCAAAAAACAAGTAGAATTTTTGATGAAAAGGACTTATCAATTACGAACAGCAACGGTTTTTATATTACTGGCAACAACATTTATTGGTGTTACTGCAAAAGCACAAACTGCTGCTGATTCATTAGATGGCCGTGTAAATGTGATAAATACCGCTGTACCATTTTTGCGAATTGCTCCTGATGCCAGATCGGGTGCCATGGGCGATGTTGGATTGGGGCTATCTGCAGATGCCAATGCGATTTTCTGGAATACAGCAAAAATCACTTTCGCAGAAAATAAACTTGCTATGGGCGTAACCTACACGCCCTGGCTAAGAGCGCTGGTAAGTGATATCTACCTGGCATCGCTCGGAGGCTATTACAAAGTGGATGATAACTCGGCACTTGCATTCGGACTTCGTTATTTTTCTTTGGGAAGCATCACTTTTACAAGTACTACCGGGCAGGTGATAGGAGATTTTAATCCACAGGAATTTGCCATTGATCTTGGATATTCAAGGAAGCTTGCCACACATTTAAGTGTCGGTCTCAATCTTGGTTTTGTTTATTCAAATCTTGCTGCATCTTATGTAGTGAATAATGTTCCGATTAAAGCCGGTAAAGCTGTGAAAGCAGATCTTTCTACATTTTATACGCATCCTGCAAAATTTGGAAGTAAAACCAAGGGTTCCTACAACATCGGATTAACGGTTGCCAACATCGGAAATAAGATCACTTATACCGAATCTGCTGAGAATAAAGATTTTCTTCCTTGTAATCTTGGGCTTGGTAGTGGCATCACCTTCCAGTTTGATGACTATAATAAACTCTCCTTTAATCTTGACTTTAACAAATTACTTGTGCCAACTCCTGACTCTGCAGGCGATTACCGAAGCCTTTCTACAGTAGAAGGAATATTTACCTCCTTTACTGATGCACCAGGTGGATTTTCTGAAGAAATGAGAGAAATTATGATTTCAACAGGAGCGGAATACTGGTACCGTGAGTTATTCTCCGTTCGTGCAGGATTTTTCTATGAAGATAAAACCAAAGGTGCCCGTCAATATATTACGGCCGGATTCGGTATCAAATACAATGTGTTCGGTTTGAATTTTTCTTACCTGATTCCTACTTCCAGTCAGAAAACACCGCTTGATAATACATTGCGTTTCTCTTTATTGTTTGATTTTGATGCAATGAAAAAAGCACCTGAAGAAGCACCTTCAGATAGCGAATAAAGGCATGATCAGGTTCATGTTCTCTCTTTCTCAGTTTAAATAGTTCCTTCCTTGTCAGTTAGAGTTGGATTTGGATTCGATGTGCACCGCTTAGTTGCCGGAAGACCCATGGTACTTGGCGGAGTCGTGATTCCGTTTTCAAAAGGACCTGACGGTCATTCGGATGCCGATGTGTTGATTCATGCTATCTGTGATGCGTTGCTGGGTGCAGCCGGACTACGTGATATTGGATTTCATTTTCCCGATACGGACAGTTCGTATAAAAATATAGACAGCAAATTATTGTTGAAAGAGGTGATGATTCAGGTTGCAATAAAAAAATATAAAGTGGGGAATATCGATGTTACCCTTTGCCTTGAACAACCTAAAATAAATCCACACATTCCCGACATGAAAAAAGTGTTGGCTGAAGCACTTGCCATTCAGCAAGATGATATTTCAATCAAAGCAACCACTAATGAACGCATGGGATTTATTGGCCGCGAAGAAGGCGTTGCCGCATATGCTGTAGTTCTACTTGAATCCTGTTAATTCCTGCGTTGTATTGCAACTTCAACAACCTGAGAAAAAATTATTCCTTAATGAACTTCTTCACATCAGGATGATGAATTCCATCATCTATTTTAAGAAGGTAGATTCCGGCAGGCCATGACGCAGTATTTACCGTAAACAGATCTTTTTCTTCACTGTCAAATTCAGTTTCAAACATTACGTTGCCGACCATATTTACTATGGTAATGTTTGCAACCAACGGCTCCTCAAAAGAAATATTCAACACATCAACGGATGGAACCGGGAAAATGCTAACCTGATGCTGCAACTGGTTTTGTTCGTAAGCTATTTTTTGAGGTGGCGTTGTAAATGTATCCAGTTCAGAATAGGGTGACTTTTTTAAAGGAGAAGAAGCGCATATTGTCTGAACCTGCCATTCGTAAGCAGTCGAAGGTAATAATCCCGTCAATTGAACCTTATTTTTTGTTATACCCGTTACAGTAGTCCAGTTGGAAGGTCCCAGCGGACGGTATCTTAACTTATATTTTTTAACGCCCGTTGCCGGTGCCCATGAAAGCGTGGTTTTGGAAGGTTTTGGATTTGCAGTCATGGTATATCCGGTAATCCTGCTGCATGGGTCCCAATCGTATTTATGTACCCTGTAACTTTTTTGACCAATCGAATCGAAGCTCATTTCCCAAACTATGTTTTTATTGTAGTCCACCTCTGTCTGGTTGGGCACACCATTGGCAACCAGGCCCCAGTCAATCATTGTATTTCCATTGGGCAATCGTTGGGCATTACCGGTAGCAGTGCCGTAAACTTTAATTCCGTTTACATCCGGATGCTCGTAGTACCAGACGAGTGTTGCCGTTTTATTTATTTCATCCAGTTGATATTCTTTTGCGCTGGAAACTTGTGGCGTCATTTTATTCCCATTGTTGAAAATGGTGATATTGCCATTTTCAATTCTGCGCAGATCGTGCTGGGAAGCAAAATGTTTAACATTGTTATCATTTATGAATGTAAATTGATTATTCTCTCCACCCATCCGCCAAATGATTTCGCCGGTTTCACGGTTGATCTTCGTCAGTTCATCCATGTTTCTGCAGGAGATCAGGATATTCCCGTCAAAGTCACGCTCCACTGAATTTCCATGTACATAATCAACATTCAGATTAGTAAGCGGTGTATATTGATTAGCATCCGTAAACTGAAAATGATCTTCACTGCGCCATTCAAATACAACCTCCTTGTTTTGATCCAATTCCTGCAATACCAGGTATTGAACCACTGCATTTGTCAATCCACCATATGCCGTCATATCGGTAACTGTATTTTCATAGGCCTGAAGCAAAATGTGACCATCAGGATACATCATTACATCATGATCATTGGTTGATAATTCATATCCGTTTTTACACTGCGCAGAATCTATAAGATTGTAATTTGAATCCAGGATCATCCACATTGCCTTATCTCTTGAGAAATAGGAAAGGTATCCGCTTGCATTTAATTTAAAATCCCGGCCATTCTGCCCCACATCTTTTGCCCAAACCATGTCGCCGTTGTTCTCAATAATGGTAGTGAAGGAATTGGTTGCCGGATCTGGGCCCGTTTGATCTTCATGATTAGAATAAAAAATACGGCCCGGCGCCGGATTATTATTGATGCTGATTGTGTATGTGGGCATTGAATCTAAAGGATAGGTAATCTTTTGAGCATCCTTCTTGGAGGGATCATAACCATATTCATCAATAAAATTTTGAAGCTTAGCGAGCCTGATCAGTTTCTCCTGTTCACCCGAAGTTTTTGCACGTATTCCAAAGCTGAAAGTGATGCCATTGATTTTCTCTCCATTCTCCTTTAATAGTGTTGAGTGCACATTTACCGTTACAGTTTCCTCAAAGAAAAATGGCACTTCAGGTTTTACAATGATGGTTTTATCGTCATCAGACAACAGTGCCGTCCAATTGTGTTTGCCACTTTTTGATCCTGTTATTTCCACAAATTGCTGATTGTTTATTGATTCACGATCCATTGCATTGCCATTTTTCAGCAGGATAGTAGTCTGAGGATGATGCGAGGACGAGCCGGGCAAAGGATTAACGTAATTAAATTGCGCAAATAGTATCTTCGAAAAGAGGCAGCAGGAGAGGAGGGTAACCGTAAATTTCATAGCTAATTTTTTTGAAGCAGGTTATTACAAATTGCTTATTTATGCTCACGAATTTAAAAATACGAATTTGTTTTTTTCAAAATCAACATTGTTTAGTGTCTTTCTTATACGAACAGTGTTTCCCCGTACACAGTCTTTAAAACTGACCTTTGGGGCTCTTTATTAAAACAAGTCGCTTGAAGACAATTATTTGTCGAACAATCCCGCTCTTTTGCCGAAATGTTGACTAATGGCAGGTATTTCCTGTAAACCCTGTTATCTTTGCGCGCCAAAAATAAGACATAGGATATTTTTAATCGCAAACATTTCCTTTGAATTAATTTTCAAACTCTTTGCCAACTAAACCATTTCCCTTTACTACATGAAGAAATTACTGCTTGCTCCCCTCGCAGGGATGTTGTTCGTTATTTCGTGCACACCTGCTAAAAAAGAGATGCCTAAAGAATACACGGCGATTGATGTTTCGGCTTTTGATTCATCATACAGTCCGGTACAGGATTTTTATGAGTACATCAATGCAAAATGGGTGAAAAACAATCCCATAC
It includes:
- a CDS encoding aryl-sulfate sulfotransferase; this translates as MKFTVTLLSCCLFSKILFAQFNYVNPLPGSSSHHPQTTILLKNGNAMDRESINNQQFVEITGSKSGKHNWTALLSDDDKTIIVKPEVPFFFEETVTVNVHSTLLKENGEKINGITFSFGIRAKTSGEQEKLIRLAKLQNFIDEYGYDPSKKDAQKITYPLDSMPTYTISINNNPAPGRIFYSNHEDQTGPDPATNSFTTIIENNGDMVWAKDVGQNGRDFKLNASGYLSYFSRDKAMWMILDSNYNLIDSAQCKNGYELSTNDHDVMMYPDGHILLQAYENTVTDMTAYGGLTNAVVQYLVLQELDQNKEVVFEWRSEDHFQFTDANQYTPLTNLNVDYVHGNSVERDFDGNILISCRNMDELTKINRETGEIIWRMGGENNQFTFINDNNVKHFASQHDLRRIENGNITIFNNGNKMTPQVSSAKEYQLDEINKTATLVWYYEHPDVNGIKVYGTATGNAQRLPNGNTMIDWGLVANGVPNQTEVDYNKNIVWEMSFDSIGQKSYRVHKYDWDPCSRITGYTMTANPKPSKTTLSWAPATGVKKYKLRYRPLGPSNWTTVTGITKNKVQLTGLLPSTAYEWQVQTICASSPLKKSPYSELDTFTTPPQKIAYEQNQLQHQVSIFPVPSVDVLNISFEEPLVANITIVNMVGNVMFETEFDSEEKDLFTVNTASWPAGIYLLKIDDGIHHPDVKKFIKE